The following coding sequences are from one Candidatus Poribacteria bacterium window:
- a CDS encoding thioredoxin domain-containing protein, producing the protein MVPVVAQIALENRNTFAVAKLNIKDGRQTLRKYPIRQTPTYMVFQDGERVAIFAGVIPKAQMLQKILSVIDVE; encoded by the coding sequence ATGGTGCCAGTTGTCGCCCAAATTGCTTTAGAGAACCGAAACACGTTTGCTGTTGCGAAACTGAATATTAAGGATGGCAGACAAACGCTCCGAAAATATCCGATTAGACAAACCCCGACCTATATGGTGTTCCAAGATGGAGAACGGGTCGCAATTTTCGCAGGAGTGATACCAAAAGCGCAGATGCTTCAGAAAATTCTCAGCGTCATAGATGTTGAATAG
- a CDS encoding MoxR family ATPase translates to MTNLVQTVYEKMKQEAQKVIVGQTELFELVVVSLFSGGHVLLEGVPGTAKTLIAKTLAMVVSGQFSRVQFTPDLMPSDIVGTSVYDLTTNQFNLKRGPVFTNVLLADEINRSPAKTQSALLECMEEQQVSIDGVRHELSPPFMVLATQNPIEYEGTYPLPEAQLDRFLFKLRVNYPIPEVETQILMNYHQGFNATRLETVGIESVVDGASLEECQAEIQKVTVEDSIFNYIVSLAEASRNSNELVLGGSPRASIALLLASKTYAALQGRDYILPDDVKFLAPHVYRHRILLKPDAEIEGLTPDDIIDRLLAEAEIPR, encoded by the coding sequence ATGACGAATCTCGTTCAAACAGTTTACGAAAAAATGAAACAAGAAGCACAAAAGGTTATTGTCGGACAGACTGAGCTTTTTGAACTTGTTGTTGTCAGTCTATTTTCAGGTGGGCATGTCCTGTTAGAAGGGGTCCCCGGCACCGCGAAAACCCTTATCGCGAAAACGTTAGCGATGGTCGTTTCTGGACAATTTAGCCGTGTGCAGTTTACCCCCGACCTCATGCCGTCGGATATCGTTGGCACGAGTGTCTACGACTTAACGACAAACCAATTTAATCTGAAGCGGGGACCCGTTTTCACGAATGTGCTGCTCGCTGATGAGATCAACCGCTCACCTGCTAAGACACAATCCGCACTTTTGGAGTGTATGGAGGAACAGCAGGTCAGCATCGACGGTGTTCGCCATGAATTGTCCCCACCTTTTATGGTATTGGCAACACAGAATCCTATCGAATATGAAGGCACGTATCCGCTCCCCGAGGCACAACTCGACCGGTTTCTGTTCAAATTGCGAGTGAATTATCCCATCCCAGAGGTGGAAACCCAGATTTTAATGAACTATCACCAGGGGTTTAACGCCACCCGCTTGGAGACAGTCGGTATTGAAAGCGTGGTTGATGGCGCATCGCTGGAAGAATGTCAGGCGGAAATTCAGAAGGTCACCGTAGAAGATTCAATCTTCAACTATATTGTCAGTTTAGCCGAAGCATCCCGGAATTCCAATGAGCTGGTTTTGGGCGGTAGTCCACGTGCGTCAATTGCCCTGTTGTTAGCAAGCAAAACCTATGCTGCACTGCAAGGACGAGACTATATTCTACCCGACGACGTTAAGTTCTTGGCACCGCATGTCTATCGCCATCGCATTCTGCTGAAACCGGATGCCGAGATCGAGGGACTAACCCCAGATGATATAATTGATCGACTCCTCGCGGAGGCAGAAATTCCGCGTTAG
- a CDS encoding lysophospholipid acyltransferase family protein, translated as MPTARVRWKDRCVYGIVSIFGWWCRRLPKRWAMQLGKGIGLLFYHLVKKRREIALGNLKIAFGNHLTTSKRAEICKASFINVGKTCIEFFRFPKLNADNIWNEVSVDGAENLHAALAEGKGAIVFLPHFGNWELLSLVYGALIPNRAKAIAFPIKNTLLNAYIWRHREQMSLKLIPRKRAIRETLSALKDNQAVGFFADQNAGPEGVFINFLGKPASAARGPAVLAQKTGALLLFSLSVRQPDDRHRVYISSPIHVPPSDNLEQDVEIYTTQMLAQLETYIHKYPEQWLWLHNRWKTQPPS; from the coding sequence ATGCCCACTGCGCGTGTTCGATGGAAGGATAGATGCGTATATGGAATAGTGTCTATTTTCGGATGGTGGTGCCGCCGACTTCCGAAACGGTGGGCGATGCAATTGGGGAAAGGTATCGGTCTCCTCTTCTATCATCTCGTCAAAAAACGGCGGGAAATTGCTTTGGGCAATCTGAAAATCGCGTTCGGCAATCATCTCACAACATCAAAGCGTGCAGAAATCTGCAAGGCGAGCTTTATCAACGTCGGTAAGACCTGCATTGAATTTTTTCGATTTCCCAAATTAAACGCCGACAACATCTGGAACGAGGTCTCTGTAGACGGCGCAGAAAATCTCCACGCTGCCTTGGCAGAAGGTAAAGGCGCGATCGTCTTCCTGCCACATTTCGGGAATTGGGAGCTGCTTTCGCTTGTATACGGCGCCCTAATTCCGAATCGGGCGAAAGCCATTGCTTTCCCGATAAAAAACACTTTGCTCAACGCTTACATTTGGCGGCATCGCGAGCAGATGAGTCTAAAACTGATTCCTCGGAAGCGTGCGATCCGAGAAACGCTGAGTGCGCTTAAAGACAATCAAGCAGTCGGATTTTTCGCCGATCAGAATGCCGGTCCAGAAGGTGTATTCATCAATTTTTTAGGGAAACCGGCTTCAGCAGCCCGCGGTCCTGCTGTCTTAGCACAAAAGACCGGGGCACTACTCCTCTTCTCCCTCAGTGTCCGTCAACCGGATGATCGGCACAGGGTCTATATTTCATCCCCGATTCACGTCCCACCTTCCGATAATCTTGAACAGGATGTTGAAATTTACACAACACAGATGTTGGCACAATTGGAAACATATATCCATAAGTACCCGGAACAGTGGTTATGGCTTCACAATCGGTGGAAAACACAACCTCCCTCATAA
- a CDS encoding MtaA/CmuA family methyltransferase, with translation MQMSMTSRERVLAALRNEPTDRTPVCNPTSVATVELMDLVDAPFPQANREPELMARLAATGYTELGFDTIMPVFTIIQESSALGCKIQWEQKDNWPTVRMREPIWEDVDDIVIPNDFLTHPDTQCVLEAIKILKKEYGDEVVVIGKTMGPWSLGYHCFGVEPFLLLSLDDPGKTKLALDRMKEATVQFGIAQIEAGADALTLPDHATGDLVSGEYYQRYLRDLHIEFVERIPIPLILHICGRTVDRMEYIAQTGMSAFHYDSKNEPQESMDIVQERIALVGNINNPETLFSKEPEDVKAEVVKNLEAGVPLIGPECAIPLQTTIENLQAIPEAVQEWHRA, from the coding sequence ATGCAAATGTCAATGACGAGTCGTGAACGCGTACTCGCAGCACTCCGCAATGAACCTACCGATCGCACGCCTGTCTGTAATCCCACCTCTGTCGCGACTGTTGAACTGATGGATCTGGTTGATGCGCCCTTCCCCCAAGCAAATCGAGAACCGGAACTTATGGCACGACTCGCCGCTACCGGATATACGGAACTTGGATTTGATACCATTATGCCTGTCTTCACGATCATTCAGGAATCCAGTGCACTCGGTTGTAAGATTCAGTGGGAACAGAAGGATAACTGGCCCACTGTTAGAATGCGAGAACCGATATGGGAAGACGTTGATGACATCGTTATACCGAACGATTTTTTGACACATCCGGACACGCAGTGTGTACTCGAAGCAATTAAAATCTTGAAAAAAGAATACGGCGATGAAGTCGTCGTTATCGGGAAAACGATGGGCCCTTGGTCGCTTGGTTACCACTGCTTCGGCGTTGAACCTTTTTTGCTGCTCTCGCTTGACGACCCCGGCAAAACAAAACTTGCACTTGATCGGATGAAGGAAGCCACCGTCCAATTTGGTATCGCACAAATTGAGGCAGGTGCCGATGCGCTTACGCTTCCAGACCACGCTACCGGCGACCTCGTTAGTGGCGAATACTACCAACGTTACCTACGAGACCTACACATCGAATTTGTTGAGCGTATCCCTATTCCCTTAATACTGCACATCTGCGGACGCACTGTTGACAGAATGGAATACATCGCTCAAACTGGCATGTCCGCTTTCCATTACGACTCCAAAAACGAACCTCAGGAATCTATGGACATCGTCCAAGAGCGCATTGCCCTCGTCGGAAATATCAATAACCCTGAAACACTGTTCTCCAAAGAACCGGAAGACGTTAAAGCAGAGGTCGTAAAAAACCTTGAGGCGGGGGTACCACTGATCGGCCCGGAATGCGCGATCCCACTTCAGACGACAATCGAAAATCTCCAAGCGATCCCAGAAGCGGTGCAGGAATGGCACCGAGCGTAA
- a CDS encoding DUF4129 domain-containing protein, which yields MKKRVCLCVIVCLIGFSALFAMETEEQAFRKELDTRRGEMEVSYEEYREALLKLLEPRGDWDANLKFLLFPLGAIALGIVILFFIRQIRANLITEAFDGVSDTELEHVETERAALARAETAEAASDFRGALRFLYLSAILHLQERGSLPYDRSLTNREYLHQAQTDIDLYTALGPAITVFDEVWYGHKPCDAETVANYRDLLQKVYVRN from the coding sequence GTGAAAAAAAGAGTTTGTCTTTGTGTTATAGTGTGCCTTATCGGTTTTTCTGCGCTCTTTGCAATGGAGACTGAAGAACAGGCGTTTCGCAAAGAATTAGATACGCGCCGTGGAGAAATGGAGGTTTCTTATGAAGAGTACCGGGAGGCTTTATTAAAACTCCTTGAACCCAGAGGGGACTGGGATGCTAATCTCAAGTTTCTTCTGTTTCCGCTCGGAGCCATCGCACTGGGGATTGTGATCCTCTTTTTTATCCGCCAAATCCGGGCAAATCTGATTACCGAAGCATTTGATGGCGTGTCGGATACCGAATTGGAGCATGTAGAAACAGAGAGGGCTGCCCTTGCCCGCGCGGAGACAGCAGAGGCAGCAAGCGATTTTCGCGGTGCACTCCGATTCCTCTATCTCTCCGCTATTTTGCACCTCCAAGAACGGGGTAGCCTCCCTTATGATAGGAGTCTAACAAATCGCGAGTATCTCCACCAAGCGCAAACAGACATCGACCTATACACCGCACTCGGACCTGCGATTACCGTTTTTGATGAAGTCTGGTACGGACACAAGCCGTGCGATGCAGAGACGGTCGCGAATTATCGAGACCTCTTACAAAAGGTCTATGTGAGAAACTGA
- a CDS encoding dockerin type I domain-containing protein: MKKIVVLLLIISLMLIGLSAGYTQDADFDALTASDVNTDGVVNILDLTLIATHFGETPTTDQSPNPDVNGDGTVNILDLTLVASYLGKKSGIPFEVTDATFDDIVLGSELPIVVEFKDDT; this comes from the coding sequence ATGAAAAAAATCGTAGTTTTACTGCTCATCATAAGTTTAATGCTGATAGGTTTGAGCGCAGGTTACACACAAGACGCAGATTTTGACGCTTTGACGGCATCCGATGTTAATACCGATGGCGTTGTAAATATCCTTGATTTGACACTCATTGCCACACACTTCGGTGAGACACCCACCACAGATCAAAGCCCTAATCCAGATGTCAACGGGGACGGCACTGTCAATATCCTTGACCTGACACTCGTCGCGAGTTATCTCGGCAAAAAATCGGGAATTCCGTTTGAAGTCACAGATGCAACTTTCGACGACATTGTCTTGGGTTCTGAACTGCCGATTGTCGTGGAATTTAAAGACGATACCTGA
- a CDS encoding dockerin type I domain-containing protein, with protein sequence MKKLICLLLISSLVLLVSTVGYAQDTDPDTLRAADVNTDGVINILDLTLVASHFGETPTADQSPNPDVNGDGTVNILDLTLVASHFGKAVPPPVVFVSTPLFLSADPATNSQLDVNDAITVTFDKTPEDVTVSTGVAIVDGKIVTITGPFTAGPLALTITWSDGTQTQTLTYTVKQPVAFVGVDPRIDSELTVNDTITFTFDSAPDDVTVNAGIATIDGKIVTIKGPFTPGPLNLTISWNDGSLTFTYTVAEPDTGAPDISSGTVSDGDKDVDAKAINDNARIEIEFSEAVSGNIALQTAAGVDIGWLGKVEGNKGILELVTGKELGNEITYIIAGKVKDAAGNSTDINITFTTASKTSGIPFEVTDATFDSLVLGSEVPIVLEYIKDG encoded by the coding sequence ATGAAAAAATTAATTTGTTTGCTGCTAATATCAAGTTTGGTGCTGCTTGTTTCAACGGTGGGTTACGCCCAAGATACGGATCCTGATACCTTGCGGGCAGCTGATGTCAATACTGACGGTGTGATAAACATCCTAGATCTGACGCTCGTCGCTTCCCACTTCGGCGAGACACCCACCGCAGATCAGTCCCCTAATCCAGATGTCAACGGGGACGGAACTGTCAACATCCTCGATTTGACCCTCGTCGCCAGCCATTTCGGCAAAGCCGTTCCGCCACCTGTGGTGTTTGTTAGTACGCCATTGTTTCTTAGCGCGGATCCAGCAACCAATTCGCAGCTTGACGTGAATGATGCTATCACCGTTACCTTTGATAAGACTCCAGAGGACGTTACAGTGAGCACGGGGGTCGCTATAGTCGATGGCAAGATCGTGACAATCACAGGTCCTTTCACTGCTGGTCCTCTTGCGTTGACAATCACTTGGTCTGATGGCACTCAAACGCAAACACTCACCTACACTGTCAAGCAACCTGTGGCTTTTGTCGGCGTGGATCCAAGGATTGACTCCGAACTTACTGTGAACGATACCATTACCTTTACTTTTGACAGCGCACCCGATGATGTTACAGTAAATGCAGGTATCGCTACAATCGACGGTAAAATCGTGACAATCAAAGGTCCCTTTACCCCGGGTCCCCTTAACTTGACAATCAGTTGGAATGATGGGAGTCTAACCTTTACTTACACTGTCGCCGAACCAGATACCGGTGCCCCTGATATTAGCAGTGGGACCGTCAGCGATGGTGATAAAGATGTTGACGCTAAAGCGATTAACGACAATGCAAGGATCGAAATTGAGTTTAGTGAAGCGGTCAGTGGTAACATCGCACTGCAAACCGCGGCAGGCGTTGACATCGGTTGGCTTGGCAAAGTTGAAGGTAATAAAGGGATCCTCGAACTGGTCACAGGGAAAGAACTTGGCAACGAGATAACATACATTATTGCGGGGAAAGTCAAAGATGCTGCTGGCAATTCAACGGACATCAATATTACTTTTACGACTGCGAGCAAAACCTCTGGTATCCCATTTGAAGTTACTGATGCGACATTTGATAGCCTTGTGCTTGGCTCAGAAGTACCCATCGTGCTTGAGTATATAAAAGATGGGTGA
- a CDS encoding serine hydrolase — protein MLRDIRKSALFLFCCSITLLFPALTALAEKYWNIPGKFQGTIDSPLEASFELYIKHRRNRRILSATDRTSFVVYDISKNKKLVSINEDRQMMAASLIKNFVMLAYFHEVRYGRQAHTAVNKGHLRAMIQWSSNPSTNYFIRLLGGPARVDKILRANYPYFKQTRIVEQIPRGGRTYKNMTSARDLSTFFLHLWHGRLPHSEKMKWYFKLKNGDYIFKKTYIPSSVTVYNKTGTVYGLVGDGGILVLKDPQGKPRPYVFIGMMEDRTKTNRRNRWQSFTDWRNRRTYILRRLSERAYKYIYENHYGGRLARR, from the coding sequence ATGCTCAGAGATATCCGAAAGTCAGCTTTATTTTTATTCTGTTGTAGCATCACACTACTGTTTCCGGCACTTACCGCGTTAGCAGAAAAATATTGGAACATACCGGGTAAATTTCAAGGTACAATTGACTCCCCTTTGGAAGCCAGTTTTGAACTCTATATCAAACACCGACGGAATCGTCGGATACTGTCAGCAACCGACCGGACCAGTTTCGTCGTCTACGATATTTCAAAAAACAAGAAATTAGTGTCGATCAATGAAGATCGACAGATGATGGCTGCCTCACTCATCAAGAATTTTGTTATGCTCGCCTATTTTCACGAAGTCAGATATGGGCGACAAGCACATACGGCTGTTAATAAGGGGCACCTCAGAGCAATGATTCAGTGGAGCTCAAACCCGTCCACCAACTACTTTATTCGGTTACTTGGTGGACCGGCACGCGTAGATAAGATATTACGCGCGAATTATCCGTATTTTAAGCAGACCCGGATTGTTGAACAGATCCCCAGAGGCGGACGCACCTATAAGAATATGACATCAGCACGTGATCTCAGCACGTTCTTTTTGCACTTATGGCACGGAAGACTTCCTCATTCTGAAAAAATGAAGTGGTATTTCAAACTCAAAAACGGAGATTACATCTTTAAAAAGACCTACATCCCTTCGTCAGTGACGGTTTACAACAAAACCGGCACCGTCTATGGATTGGTAGGTGATGGTGGTATATTGGTTCTCAAGGATCCACAAGGCAAACCAAGGCCATACGTTTTTATCGGCATGATGGAGGACAGGACCAAGACGAACCGCAGAAATCGGTGGCAGTCTTTCACCGATTGGAGGAATCGGCGTACCTATATCCTGCGGCGGCTCTCCGAACGTGCCTACAAGTACATTTACGAAAATCACTATGGTGGTAGACTCGCCCGCCGTTAA
- a CDS encoding PQQ-like beta-propeller repeat protein, protein MERPQKPIRWWPLFIVITLAILGTIATWVSDAGHRQDKILLTSMIVIVTILLSVLWLLFFSELRWRAKLIVLAVVGLGVFLGANLYQFKGFSGDLVPVFERRWEEKQSTFRMFSGNVPNPQIAIANYPQFLGPNRNGVVTTIKLNLDWETYPPKLVWRQPVGAGWSGFAVVGNSAITQEQEGDWEKVVCYELHTGEIKWSHKDQARYNTPPAGLGPRATPTISGNKVYTVGSTGILNCLDFETGAQLWATNIFEENRAKAPPWGVSISPLVLGELVIVSAGGAVAYHRETGEIVWTGYRTQSGYSSPLLTTLAGVEQIVLFNQGLVTAHEPSSGELLWKQPWPIVECVAQPVPLPDDKLLVSTGYGVGAKLFQISRNPEDEFNVSPEKEFNVSIVWETISFKAKFTNIIHYNGYLYGLDDGIFACVNPTDGTRQWKRGRYGHGQTLLISDVLLVLTESGEIVLVEPDPENHIEHARFDALKGRTWNTPAIVGPYLLVRNDQEAACYQLPVISMNTDFNTK, encoded by the coding sequence ATGGAACGTCCCCAAAAACCAATCCGGTGGTGGCCTCTTTTTATTGTCATCACCCTCGCTATTTTAGGCACTATAGCGACATGGGTCTCGGACGCAGGGCACCGCCAAGACAAAATTCTCCTGACATCCATGATCGTCATTGTCACGATCCTTCTGAGCGTATTATGGTTGTTATTTTTCTCCGAATTGAGATGGCGTGCTAAGTTGATTGTCCTTGCCGTTGTTGGACTTGGTGTCTTTCTCGGTGCCAATCTATACCAATTCAAAGGATTTAGCGGCGACCTCGTCCCTGTTTTTGAAAGGCGTTGGGAAGAAAAACAGAGCACTTTTCGGATGTTCTCTGGCAACGTGCCAAACCCCCAAATAGCCATAGCGAACTATCCGCAATTTCTTGGACCGAATCGAAACGGTGTCGTGACCACTATCAAACTAAATCTGGATTGGGAAACCTACCCCCCTAAACTTGTATGGCGACAACCTGTTGGTGCAGGCTGGTCTGGATTCGCAGTTGTCGGGAATTCCGCAATCACACAGGAACAGGAAGGCGACTGGGAAAAAGTTGTGTGTTACGAATTGCACACCGGTGAGATAAAGTGGAGCCACAAAGATCAGGCGAGATACAATACACCTCCTGCTGGTCTCGGACCGCGAGCAACACCAACAATTTCAGGAAACAAAGTTTACACCGTTGGTTCAACAGGAATCCTTAACTGCTTGGACTTTGAGACCGGAGCACAACTTTGGGCCACCAATATCTTTGAAGAGAATAGGGCAAAAGCACCCCCTTGGGGCGTAAGTATTTCGCCACTTGTTTTGGGTGAATTGGTTATTGTCAGTGCTGGTGGAGCAGTTGCATATCACAGAGAGACGGGTGAAATTGTCTGGACAGGATACAGGACCCAGAGCGGTTACAGCTCACCACTTCTCACGACCTTGGCGGGTGTTGAGCAAATCGTACTTTTTAACCAAGGGTTAGTCACAGCGCATGAACCCTCGAGTGGTGAACTCCTATGGAAACAACCGTGGCCGATCGTAGAATGTGTAGCGCAACCGGTGCCGCTTCCAGATGATAAACTTCTTGTTTCAACAGGCTACGGTGTCGGTGCTAAGTTATTCCAAATTTCTCGTAACCCTGAAGACGAATTCAACGTTTCACCTGAAAAGGAATTCAACGTATCAATTGTATGGGAAACTATCTCGTTCAAAGCCAAATTTACTAATATCATTCATTATAACGGGTACCTGTACGGACTTGATGACGGAATTTTCGCTTGTGTAAATCCGACTGATGGGACACGCCAATGGAAACGCGGCAGATATGGACACGGGCAAACTTTATTAATCTCGGATGTCCTGCTCGTGCTGACTGAATCTGGTGAGATCGTACTTGTAGAACCCGATCCAGAAAACCATATAGAGCATGCCCGTTTTGATGCTCTAAAAGGGAGGACATGGAACACACCAGCAATCGTTGGTCCCTACCTCCTCGTACGAAATGACCAAGAAGCGGCGTGCTATCAACTACCAGTTATCAGCATGAATACCGATTTCAACACAAAGTAG
- a CDS encoding LamG domain-containing protein: protein MKVRLVWIGIVVLFIAGILTTSSYALLDPETVVGIWKFDEGKGDTAKDSSQNGNDGTLTNKPKWVDGKFGKALEFDGTSFVDMGNDKSLQFHGDVTIVYWVRPESVGAGRQNTVCKSYGGEGCLTQEPDGRLSFYWGDCGGNCQPYVEVTRPSPGTFVDDEWIHVAETRNVSKREYKMYKDGEVTAEAKWLKCGAHPCGDSSPSDLSLFIGSGYAGKYRGIIDEVGIFSVVLSEDEIQSIMDDGLEKAFAVSPNDKLTTTWAYIKQ from the coding sequence ATGAAAGTCAGATTGGTATGGATAGGTATAGTCGTTCTGTTTATTGCAGGTATACTAACAACTTCAAGCTATGCGCTGTTAGACCCCGAAACCGTCGTAGGAATATGGAAATTTGATGAGGGTAAGGGGGATACTGCAAAAGATTCTTCTCAAAACGGGAACGACGGGACACTCACGAATAAACCTAAGTGGGTGGACGGCAAATTTGGTAAGGCTCTGGAGTTTGATGGTACATCTTTTGTGGATATGGGGAATGACAAATCACTTCAGTTCCACGGAGATGTAACAATTGTTTATTGGGTTAGACCTGAAAGCGTAGGTGCGGGTCGCCAAAACACAGTTTGCAAATCTTATGGCGGTGAAGGCTGCTTGACACAGGAACCAGACGGTCGGTTGAGTTTTTATTGGGGCGATTGTGGCGGAAATTGTCAGCCTTATGTAGAGGTTACAAGACCGTCTCCTGGGACTTTCGTAGATGATGAGTGGATTCACGTCGCTGAGACGAGAAATGTCTCAAAACGCGAGTATAAGATGTACAAAGACGGTGAAGTCACCGCCGAAGCTAAATGGCTGAAATGTGGTGCTCACCCCTGTGGAGACTCCAGTCCGAGCGATCTCAGTTTGTTCATCGGCTCCGGTTACGCTGGTAAATACAGAGGTATCATTGACGAAGTGGGTATTTTTAGTGTGGTTCTGAGTGAGGATGAGATTCAGAGTATTATGGATGATGGATTGGAAAAGGCTTTCGCCGTTTCCCCCAACGACAAACTCACCACCACATGGGCATACATAAAGCAATAA
- a CDS encoding thioredoxin domain-containing protein — translation MRPVVAEVALEYRETFSFVKLDVNSQPEKTLEYHIRGTPTYIVFKDGELAGGFVGAMPKARLVERILGILKIEETE, via the coding sequence ATGAGACCGGTGGTCGCAGAAGTGGCATTAGAATATCGAGAGACATTTAGTTTCGTTAAGTTGGATGTGAACAGCCAGCCGGAAAAGACATTGGAATATCACATCCGTGGAACGCCTACCTATATTGTATTCAAAGATGGAGAGCTCGCAGGCGGGTTTGTTGGAGCGATGCCTAAGGCCAGATTGGTAGAGCGAATTCTTGGAATCTTGAAGATTGAGGAAACTGAATAA